TTCATGCCCTGTCTGGTGAACTGCGGCGTGGCGCGGAGGCCGCGCTTCTTCCGGAACGACCGGTATAAGGCGATCGCGAGCGGCGCGGCCAAGGCGAGGACGACAAGCGCGAGCCGCAAGTTCTCCGCGAACGAGTAGAGGATCGTCGCGGAGAGGACGCCGACCGCGAGCAGCACCGAGTAGGCGATCCGCATCGCCAGCTTCTCTAAGACCTTCGTGTCGTCTTCCAACACGACGTTGACGGTCAGGTCGTCGCGGTTGGCGCGGTCGAGGAACTCGTCGGCCTTCGGCGGGACCGTGAACAGCGCCTCGGTGGTCTGTTGCACCTGCCGGCCGGCGTCCTCCGCGAGGTCGCGGGCGGTCTGCTCGTAGTACCCCTCCTCGCGGAGGTAGTCGGTCGCGGTCGAGATGAAGTCGAACTCGGGGTCGAGCGTGACGCAGACCCCCTCGACGACGGTGGCGACCCGGAGGACCAAAGCGAGGTTCGGCGGGAGCCGCAGCGGGAACTCGTAGATGGTCGACTCCACCTGTTCGATGATCTGGTTCACCTGATACTGCTCGATGTCCTCGCCGCTGGCGTCCGCGATGGCCAGTTCCATCACGTTGCCCATCACTTCGCGGTCGGCCTCCGGCGAGAGCGTCCCCATCGAGACCAGCGTGTCGAGGATGGCGTCGATGTCCTGGCGCGCGACCGCGACGTAGAACTCGACTATCTTCTCCTGGACGAACGGGTCGACCCGGCCCGCCATCCCGAAGTCGTAGAAGATCACCGAGCCGTCGTCCGCGACCGCGAGGTTCCCCGGGTGGGGGTCGGCGTGGAACACGCCGTCCTCGATGATCATCTGGAGGTACACCTCCTGGAGCGTCTCCGCGATCTGGGTCCGGTCGTGGCCCGCCTCATCGAGCGCGTCGAGGTCGCTGATCTTCGCGCCCGGGACGTACTCCATCGTGAGCACGCGCGGTCCGGAGACCGACTCGTACGTCTCGGGGATCCGGATCTCGTCGTTGCCGGCGAAGTTGCCGCGGATCTCTTCGAGCATCGCCCGCTCGCGGGCGTAGTCCATCTCCTCGCGGATCGTCTTCGCGAACTCGTCCGCGAGGTTCTCTAGAGAGAACGCGCGGCCGGCGCCGGTGAAGCGCTTGACGAGCGGGATCGACCATCGGATCGTCCGGAGGTCCGCCTCGACGAGCGACTCGATGCCGGGGCGGCGCACCTTCACCGCGACGGACTCGCCCTCGTACTGCGCGGTGTACACCTGTCCGAGACTCGCGCCGCTTATCGGCTCGCGGTCGAAGTCGTCGAACGTCTCGTCCACCGGGCCGAACTCGTCTTCGAGGACGACCTTCGACTCCTCCCACGGCGCGGGGGGAACGTCGTCTTGGAGCCCCTCCAACACCTCGATGTACGCGGGCGGGAGGATGTCGGGCCGCGTGGAGAGGATCTGCCCGAGCTTGATGAACGTCGGCCCGAGCGTGAGCAGGATGTCGAGCAGCACCGCGGCGCGCTCGCGCTGGGTCTCGGCGTCGACCTCGCGGCTCCCGCCGAACAGGAAGTAGCGCCGGCTGTCGCGCCAGTAGGCGATGATGAGCGGCGAGAACTGCCGCAGAACGACGACGAACCGCCAGTACGCGCGAAGGTTGACCAGCGTGACCACCCGTCAGGCGCCGCCCTCGTCGTCCGCGTCGTCGACGGGGATGGCCCGGGAGACGTCGCGGTCCCGCTTCGGGAGGGAGATCTCGAGGACGCCGCGGTCGATCTCGGCGTCGGCCCCGCCGCCGTCGGCGTCGTTGGGGAGCGGGAGCTCCGCGTCGAGGAACAGCGGTCGGTCCTCGCGGACGTACTCGAACCCCTCCGGGACCGCCTTCTCGCGGCGGCCCTCGATCTCGATGCGCCCGTCCTCGACGAGCACCTCGGTGGTCTCGGCGGTCGCGCCCGGGAGGTCGACGACGAGGACGTACCCCTCGTCGGACTCGAGTAGGTCCGCAAACACCGCGTCCGGGAGGTCCCGGAGCGCGTCGCGTAGCGCTGACATAAGCGTCGGTAGGGTCGCCGCGGCGAAAAAGCTGTGGAAAAGGCGGATCGGACCCCGCCCCCCGAGTCGACCGATCGGCGGGGGTCGCCGCCTCCGGATCCCCCGATTCAGTCGTCGTCCCCGATGTCGAGGTCGAACTTCCCGAGGTCCTCGCCCTGCGACTCGCCGGGGAGGATGTCCCCGAGCCCGGCGCCGAAGGCGGCCGCGGCCCAGACGACCGCGATCCGGCCGAGCCGTTCGAGCGCGGTGGGGTCGCCCTCGTGGAGCCGGCCCCAGAACAGCAGCATGAGCGACGACGTGGTCAGGGAGACGAGGAGGACGCCCGCGTACCGGCGGGGGATGACGCCGAGGATCGGGTGTCTGATCGTGATCTGTCGGAAGTCCGCGAAGTAGAGCAGGCCGGCGGTCGCGAGGAGGACGAAGCCGACGTGACCGACCAGGAGGACCGGGACGCCGGCGACGGTGGTCGCGGCGAACCAGGCCGCGATCTCGAAGACCCCGCCCTCGACGAGCAGCGGGAGCGCGAACAGCACCGCCCCGACGAACGACTCGGCCAGGTCCCGGGAGGTGTACTTGGTGATCCGCTGGGCGAGCGCCCCGGTCCCGGGCATCCGCTCGACGAGCGATATCGTCTGTCTCACCTTCTCGCGCTCGTGGCCCTCGTCGACGGTATCGCTGAGGGCGTCGAGCGTCGCGAGCAGGTCGTTGATGTCCGGGTTCTCGGGACCGTGCGCGGGGTCGGCCGCCCCGCCCGCTCCGTCCGATCCGCCCGCCCGGCCCGTGGCCGCGTCGGGCTCGTCGCTGTCGACCATGTTCCCCCGGGACGCGCGAGCGAACTAAAAGGGTGCCTCCGCGGGCGCCGACCGCCGGGTCGCCGTGGTGTGGACGGTGACCGCCGGGCCTCGGGGTCGCCGTCGGGGTCCTACAACCGGTCGAGGAACTCGGAGAGCGCCTCGTTGAACGCGGCCGGCCGTTCGAGCATCGCGAGGTGGGCGGCGTCGGGGAGTTCGGTCCACTCTCCCGCCGGAATCTCCGCGGCCAGGTACTCGTGGTACGCCGGCGGGGTGAGTCCGTCGTGCGCGCCGACGAGCGCGAGCGCCGGCACGTCGACCGCGTCGAGGCGGTCGCGGACGTCGAACCGGTGGCACGTCAGGAAGTCGCGCTCGGTGACCGCTCGCCCGCACGCGCGCATGGACGCCTCCGAGAGCTCGACGTACTCCGCGGGCGCGTCGTGGAACAGCCGGTCCGGCTCGTGGAGCAGCGAGACCGCCCGGTCGAAGTCGTCCGCGAGCGCCTCGCGCAGGGAGTCGGCCACGGCGAGCTTCGCACCCGTGCCCGCGAGGGCGAGGCCGTCGAGCGCGAGGTCGCGCTCCGAGGCGATCCACAGCGCGACCGCGCCGCCCAGCGAGTTGCCGCAGACCACGGTCGCGTCCGTCGCCTCCACGACCGCGACGACGTCGTCCGCGTACGCGTCGAGCGTCTCGCGGCCCGCCGGCGTCGTCACGTCGCCGCTGTCGCCGTGCCCCGAGAGATCGACGGCGACGCCCGGGAACCGATCCGCGAGCCGCGCCTGCGACTTCCAGACGTCTTTCGTGCCGCCGCTGCCGTGGACGAAACAGACCGTCGGCCCGTCGCCGCCGCGGTCGAAGCGGCGGTACGCCGTCTCGCGCCCGTCGTGGGTGACCCGCTCCATGTCGAGGCGGTTCGACGTCGAGCGGCATAAACGCCCGAGTGGTCGGACGGCGGTCGCGGCCTGCGAGCCGAGCGAAAGAAGGGGCGCGGCCAGGGCGGGAGACGGGGGGCGGCTAGGGCGAAAGAAGGGGCGCGGCACCGACCGCCGGACGGCGGGCGGGCGGGCGAGATCGACCCCGAACCGCTACACTACCGATAGCACAGAGCGACACTCACGTCCTGCGATTTTTGGCGTCAAGTTTAAATATCTACGCGACTAACTCGTAGTTAGGATGAATCACATACAGACCCGATCGACCGGCGACGGCGCGCTGCTCCGTCGGTACGAGTACGACGACGGCTGGATCGTCGCTGCCGACCTCGGCGTCGACGACGAGACCGTCACCGTCGACACCGTCGGCGGGACCGCGATCGTCGTCGTGGAGGGACCGGACGGGCCGGTCGAATCGGAGTTCGAACTGCCCGGAACGGCCGCCGACGCGGTCGTGAACAACGGCGTGCTCACCGTGGAGGGCGAGCGATGAAGCTCACCGTCAAGCCGCTGAAACAGAAGGACGCCGGCCGCCGCCTCGCGGCGATCGACCGCGTCGCGGCCGACGAGCTGGGCCTCTCCGGCGGGGACATCGTCCGCGTCGAGGGCGCCGACGGGGCCGCGGTCGCCCGCGTCTGGCCCGGCTACCCCGAGGACGACGGCACCGGCGTGATCCGCATCGACGGCCGCCTCCGACAGGAGGCCGACGTGGGGATCGACGACCGCGTGACCGTCGAGGACGTCGACGTCTCGCGGGCGGACGCGGTGACGATCGCCTTCCCGAGCCAGCTGCGGGTGCGGGGCCAGATCGCCCCGTTCATCCGCGACAAGCTCTCCGGACAGCCGGTGACCGAGGGACAGACGATCCGGACCTCCCTCGGCTTCGGGCTGATGGGCGGCCAGTCGCAGGCGGTGCCGATGAAGATCGCGGAGACGAGCCCCGGCGGCACGGTCGTCATCACCGACGAGACGGAGATCAGCATCTCCGAGATCTCCGCCGAGGAGATCGCCGACCGCGACGACGCCGCGGGCGGGACCGGCGAGGGCCCCGACGTCACCTACGAGGACATCGGCGGGCTCGACGACGAGCTAGAGCAGGTCCGCGAGATGATCGAGCTGCCGATGCGGCACCCGGAGCTGTTCAAGCGCCTCGGTATCGACCCCCCGAAGGGCGTCCTGCTCCACGGGCCGCCGGGCACCGGGAAGACGCTGATCGCGAAGGCGGTCGCCAACGAGATCGACGCCAACTTCCACACGATCTCCGGCCCGGAGATCATGTCGAAGTACTACGGCGAGAGCGAAGAGCAGCTCCGCGAGGTGTTCGAGGAGGCGTCCGAGGAGTCGCCCTCGATCATCTTCATGGACGAGCTCGACTCCATCGCGCCCAAGCGCGAGGAGGCCGGCGGCGACGTAGAGCGCCGCGTCGTGGCCCAACTGCTCTCGCTGATGGACGGGCTCGAAGAGCGCGGCGAGGTCGTCGTCATCGGGGCGACGAACCGCGTCGACGCCATCGACCAGGCGCTCCGACGGGGCGGCCGCTTCGACCGCGAGATCGAGGTCGGCGTCCCCGACCGCGACGGCCGCAAGGAGATCCTTCAGGTCCACACGCGGAACATGCCGCTGACCGACGGGATCGACTTAGACGAGTACGCCGAGAACACCCACGGCTTCGTCGGGGCCGACTTAGAGTCGCTCGCGAAGGAGTCCGCGATGCACGCGCTGCGCCGGATCCGCCCGGAGATCGACCTCGAAAGCGACGAGATCGACGCCGACGTGCTGAACAGCATTCAGGTGACCGAGGCGGACTTCAAGGAGGCGATAAAGGGAATCGAGCCCTCCGCGTTACGGGAGGTGTTCGTGGAGGTCCCCGACACCACCTGGGAGGACGTGGGCGGCCTCGAGGACACCAAAGAGCGGCTCCGCGAGACGATCCAGTGGCCCCTGGAGTACCCCGAGGTGTTCGAGGAGCTGGACATGCAGGCCGCGAAGGGCGTCCTGATGTACGGCCCGCCGGGCACGGGGAAGACCCTGCTCGCGAAGGCCGTCGCCAACGAGAGCGAGTCGAACTTCATCTCGATCAAGGGGCCGGAGCTGCTGAACAAGTACGTGGGCGAGTCCGAGAAGGGCGTCCGCGAGGTGTTCAGCAAGGCCCGGGAGAACGCGCCGACGATCGTGTTCTTCGACGAGATCGACTCGATCGCCACCGAGCGCGGGAAGAACTCCGGCGACTCCGGCGTCGGTGAACGCGTCGTCTCCCAGCTCCTGACGGAGCTTGACGGCCTCGAATCGCTGGAGGACGTGGTTGTCATCGCGACGACGAACCGCCCGGACCTCATCGACTCGGCGCTGCTGCGCCCCGGACGCTTAGACCGGCACGTCCACGTGCCCGTCCCCGACGAGACGGCGCGCCGCCGGATCTTCGAGGTCCACACGCGGGACAAGCCGCTGGCGGACGACGTCGACCTCGACGCGCTGGCGCGCAAGACCGACGGGTACGTCGGCGCCGACATCGAAGCGGTCGCCCGCGAGGCGTCGATGAACGCCTCCCGAGAGTTCATCGGCAGCGTCACGCGCGAGGAGGTGGGCGAGTCCGTCGGCAACGTCCGCGTGACGATGGAGCACTTCGAGGACGCGCTGAGCGAGGTCAACCCCAGCGTCACCCCGGAGACGCGCGAGCGCTACGAGGAGATAGAAAAGCAGTTCAGGCGGTCCGAGGTGGACCGCACCGAGGCCGAACCGGGCGCCGCGTTCCAGTAGGTCGGCCGTCCGTTCCGGCGGGCGAGCGGTGCTCGCCCGCGGCGATTTTTATACGAGTCCGAGCGTCGACAGCAGGTAGAGCGCGGCGACCACGACGATACCGATCGTGACGAGCCGCCACGCGAGCTTCAACACGAACTTGCCGACGACGATGACGAGCGCGACGACGACCAGGGCGACGAGGAGCTGGCCGACCT
The sequence above is a segment of the Halorubrum sp. 2020YC2 genome. Coding sequences within it:
- a CDS encoding CDC48 family AAA ATPase, yielding MKLTVKPLKQKDAGRRLAAIDRVAADELGLSGGDIVRVEGADGAAVARVWPGYPEDDGTGVIRIDGRLRQEADVGIDDRVTVEDVDVSRADAVTIAFPSQLRVRGQIAPFIRDKLSGQPVTEGQTIRTSLGFGLMGGQSQAVPMKIAETSPGGTVVITDETEISISEISAEEIADRDDAAGGTGEGPDVTYEDIGGLDDELEQVREMIELPMRHPELFKRLGIDPPKGVLLHGPPGTGKTLIAKAVANEIDANFHTISGPEIMSKYYGESEEQLREVFEEASEESPSIIFMDELDSIAPKREEAGGDVERRVVAQLLSLMDGLEERGEVVVIGATNRVDAIDQALRRGGRFDREIEVGVPDRDGRKEILQVHTRNMPLTDGIDLDEYAENTHGFVGADLESLAKESAMHALRRIRPEIDLESDEIDADVLNSIQVTEADFKEAIKGIEPSALREVFVEVPDTTWEDVGGLEDTKERLRETIQWPLEYPEVFEELDMQAAKGVLMYGPPGTGKTLLAKAVANESESNFISIKGPELLNKYVGESEKGVREVFSKARENAPTIVFFDEIDSIATERGKNSGDSGVGERVVSQLLTELDGLESLEDVVVIATTNRPDLIDSALLRPGRLDRHVHVPVPDETARRRIFEVHTRDKPLADDVDLDALARKTDGYVGADIEAVAREASMNASREFIGSVTREEVGESVGNVRVTMEHFEDALSEVNPSVTPETRERYEEIEKQFRRSEVDRTEAEPGAAFQ
- a CDS encoding alpha/beta hydrolase, giving the protein MERVTHDGRETAYRRFDRGGDGPTVCFVHGSGGTKDVWKSQARLADRFPGVAVDLSGHGDSGDVTTPAGRETLDAYADDVVAVVEATDATVVCGNSLGGAVALWIASERDLALDGLALAGTGAKLAVADSLREALADDFDRAVSLLHEPDRLFHDAPAEYVELSEASMRACGRAVTERDFLTCHRFDVRDRLDAVDVPALALVGAHDGLTPPAYHEYLAAEIPAGEWTELPDAAHLAMLERPAAFNEALSEFLDRL
- a CDS encoding Hsp20/alpha crystallin family protein, coding for MNHIQTRSTGDGALLRRYEYDDGWIVAADLGVDDETVTVDTVGGTAIVVVEGPDGPVESEFELPGTAADAVVNNGVLTVEGER
- a CDS encoding DUF2391 domain-containing protein codes for the protein MVDSDEPDAATGRAGGSDGAGGAADPAHGPENPDINDLLATLDALSDTVDEGHEREKVRQTISLVERMPGTGALAQRITKYTSRDLAESFVGAVLFALPLLVEGGVFEIAAWFAATTVAGVPVLLVGHVGFVLLATAGLLYFADFRQITIRHPILGVIPRRYAGVLLVSLTTSSLMLLFWGRLHEGDPTALERLGRIAVVWAAAAFGAGLGDILPGESQGEDLGKFDLDIGDDD
- a CDS encoding AarF/ABC1/UbiB kinase family protein; this encodes MVTLVNLRAYWRFVVVLRQFSPLIIAYWRDSRRYFLFGGSREVDAETQRERAAVLLDILLTLGPTFIKLGQILSTRPDILPPAYIEVLEGLQDDVPPAPWEESKVVLEDEFGPVDETFDDFDREPISGASLGQVYTAQYEGESVAVKVRRPGIESLVEADLRTIRWSIPLVKRFTGAGRAFSLENLADEFAKTIREEMDYARERAMLEEIRGNFAGNDEIRIPETYESVSGPRVLTMEYVPGAKISDLDALDEAGHDRTQIAETLQEVYLQMIIEDGVFHADPHPGNLAVADDGSVIFYDFGMAGRVDPFVQEKIVEFYVAVARQDIDAILDTLVSMGTLSPEADREVMGNVMELAIADASGEDIEQYQVNQIIEQVESTIYEFPLRLPPNLALVLRVATVVEGVCVTLDPEFDFISTATDYLREEGYYEQTARDLAEDAGRQVQQTTEALFTVPPKADEFLDRANRDDLTVNVVLEDDTKVLEKLAMRIAYSVLLAVGVLSATILYSFAENLRLALVVLALAAPLAIALYRSFRKKRGLRATPQFTRQGMKNRRDD
- a CDS encoding Hsp20/alpha crystallin family protein: MSALRDALRDLPDAVFADLLESDEGYVLVVDLPGATAETTEVLVEDGRIEIEGRREKAVPEGFEYVREDRPLFLDAELPLPNDADGGGADAEIDRGVLEISLPKRDRDVSRAIPVDDADDEGGA